In the genome of Arthrobacter alpinus, the window CTCAGCTTCAGCGGCTAAACTTGGCCCGTGGCTTTCTTCAAATACTCCCTGATCCGTGGCGCGCTTTTCCTGGCGTTTTTCCTCATCGCCTACATGGCGTTGCATGTCCAGCCGTTCACTGCGGCCGTTGTGGCCGCCCTGTGCGCCTTTGTGGTGAGCTTCCTCTTCCTGCGCAAGCAGCGTGACGGGGCCACCGCCGTCGTAGCCGATCGCTTTGCGCCGAACGCCACCACCACGCAGTCGGCCGGTGCCATCGACGATGCCGACGCCGAGGACGCTCTCATCGACGAAAATCCGGACATCTGGATTGATGCGGACCGCAAGTCCGGAACGCCTCAGCTCGGCACGGAGAAGCCCGAATAGCCTTTACAGTGCGGTCAACACCATGGCCGCGGCAAAGAGCACGCTGAATCCGAGGTTCAGCAGCCCCGTTTGCTGTAGAACCGGGATCAGGCTCTTACGCTTTTTCCCTTTGAGCATGAGCCAGCTGGGCATCAGCATGAACGGGATCAGCAGCAGCACCAGCAGAATCCAAGGCTTCGCCGGAGCGATGAACAGCATGAGCACCACGGACAGCACCAGCATCAACACGTAACTCAGGCGCGCATTCTTGTCGCCCAGCCGCACCGCCAGGGTCCGCTTGCCCACCTCGGTGTCCGTGGGAATGTCACGGACGTTGTTGGCCATGAGAAGTGCGACGGCGATGAGTCCCGTTGAGATTGATCCCAAGACTGCCGCCGTGCTCACCGAGCCCGCCTGGGTGAAGGTGGTGCCGAGCGTCGCCACGGGGCCGAAGAACACAAACACAAACACATCGCCAAGGCCCATGTACCCGTAGGGGTTCTTGCCGCCCGTATAACCCCATGCGGCAAGAACGGCGCCGGCTCCGACCAGGATCAACCACCATGCCTGAGACGCCAGGACCAGACCCAGTCCGGCCAGCATGGCCAGGGCAAACATGGCGAACGCGGCCATTTTGACGTGGGACGGTTTCGCAACGCCACTGCCCACCAGGCGCAGCGGGCCAACCCTGACCTCGTCGGTTCCCCGAATACCGTCCGAGTAGTCGTTGGCGTAGTTAACGCCAATCTGCAGCAGCAGGGCAACAAGTGCTGCCAAGACGGCCCGGCCCCAGTGCAGTTCACCCAGGTCGTAGGCTGCGGCAGTACCGATAATCACGGGAGCCACTGCCATGGGCAGGGTCCTCAGACGAGCCCCGGATATCCATTGCCCCACAGTGGCCACAGCGTTACTCCTTATTGTGCAAATGAAAACTGAATGCGGACCCACAAATAGGACCCACAGGGTTAATTGTGCCGCTTCGTGGCGCTATGCGGCTTGGGCGGCATCGGCCAGGGTGGCCAAAATTGCCGACCTGTCGGGCTTTCCGTTGGCCAACAGCGGCAGCTCGGAGACGAACACCACAGTCTTGGGCACAAGATGCGGCTCCAAAATCGAGGTGGCCCCGGCCATCAGCTCCGCCTCGGAACAGCTGGCCACAACCATGGCCGCAACCTGCTGGCCCC includes:
- a CDS encoding DUF4229 domain-containing protein translates to MAFFKYSLIRGALFLAFFLIAYMALHVQPFTAAVVAALCAFVVSFLFLRKQRDGATAVVADRFAPNATTTQSAGAIDDADAEDALIDENPDIWIDADRKSGTPQLGTEKPE
- a CDS encoding 1,4-dihydroxy-2-naphthoate polyprenyltransferase, producing MATVGQWISGARLRTLPMAVAPVIIGTAAAYDLGELHWGRAVLAALVALLLQIGVNYANDYSDGIRGTDEVRVGPLRLVGSGVAKPSHVKMAAFAMFALAMLAGLGLVLASQAWWLILVGAGAVLAAWGYTGGKNPYGYMGLGDVFVFVFFGPVATLGTTFTQAGSVSTAAVLGSISTGLIAVALLMANNVRDIPTDTEVGKRTLAVRLGDKNARLSYVLMLVLSVVLMLFIAPAKPWILLVLLLIPFMLMPSWLMLKGKKRKSLIPVLQQTGLLNLGFSVLFAAAMVLTAL